A genomic window from Corynebacterium fournieri includes:
- a CDS encoding ParA family protein, with translation MADEALFDAADQKTFLTGRPWREFAQPKELDRHGPATVISMVNQKGGVGKTTSTINLGACLAEQGRKVLLVDLDPQGALSAGLGVAYDEDQVTVYDLLFDNTASIHAAIKTSNVSGLDVVPANIDLSAAEIQLVNEVGREHTLARALRPVRNEYDFIILDCGPSLGLLTVNALACSHGVIIPMECEYFSLRGLALLTDTVEKVRDRINFDLDIVGILVTMFDRRTTHAREVMDRVVEVFGERVFDTVITRTVRFPETSVAGEPIITWAPNSQGAKQYRDLALEVLERTS, from the coding sequence ATGGCGGACGAGGCGCTGTTTGACGCTGCGGACCAGAAAACGTTTCTGACCGGGCGGCCGTGGCGCGAATTCGCCCAGCCCAAAGAGCTGGACCGGCACGGGCCCGCCACGGTGATCTCGATGGTCAACCAGAAGGGCGGAGTGGGCAAGACCACCTCCACCATCAACCTCGGCGCCTGCCTGGCGGAGCAGGGCCGAAAGGTGCTGTTGGTGGACTTGGACCCGCAGGGTGCGCTTTCCGCCGGCCTCGGCGTGGCGTACGACGAGGACCAGGTCACCGTGTACGACCTGCTGTTCGACAACACCGCGAGCATCCACGCCGCGATCAAGACCTCCAACGTGTCCGGCTTGGACGTCGTGCCGGCGAACATCGACTTGTCTGCGGCGGAGATTCAGCTTGTCAACGAGGTGGGGCGCGAGCACACCCTCGCTCGCGCGCTGCGTCCGGTGCGCAACGAGTACGACTTCATCATCTTGGACTGCGGCCCGTCGTTGGGTCTGCTCACCGTCAACGCGCTGGCTTGTTCGCACGGCGTGATCATTCCCATGGAGTGCGAGTACTTCTCGCTGCGCGGACTGGCGTTGTTGACGGACACGGTGGAAAAAGTGCGCGACCGCATCAACTTCGACTTGGACATCGTGGGCATCCTGGTCACCATGTTTGACCGCCGCACCACCCACGCCCGCGAAGTGATGGACCGGGTGGTGGAGGTCTTCGGCGAGCGCGTCTTCGACACCGTGATCACCCGCACCGTGCGCTTCCCCGAGACCTCTGTGGCCGGCGAGCCGATTATCACTTGGGCGCCGAACTCCCAGGGCGCGAAGCAGTACCGCGATCTGGCGCTTGAGGTGCTGGAGCGCACCAGCTAG
- a CDS encoding NAD kinase — translation MGETTHREILLVPHLFRASNIDSAARAAELLQQAGIKVRLLEQERMDELETNPVLCGLSRATADEDAAAGCELVLVLGGDGTFLRAASYARAQDIPVLGINLGHVGFLAEGEAASLEKVIGQVIDRSYRVVERMTLDVAVKSESGEVLGQSWALNECSIENSDRTRVLDATLEVDFRPVSSFGCDGVLISTPTGSTAYAFSAGGPVMWPQLDAILVVPNNAHALFAKPLVVAPTSTVAVESERLTTQATAVMDGQRRLTVPAGSRVEVVRGARAVRWVRLDDRPFTDRLVDKFQLPVSGWRGPRGA, via the coding sequence ATGGGTGAGACGACACACCGCGAGATCCTGCTCGTGCCGCACCTGTTTCGGGCCTCCAACATCGACTCGGCGGCGCGGGCCGCGGAGCTCTTGCAGCAGGCCGGCATTAAGGTGCGGCTGCTGGAGCAGGAGCGGATGGACGAACTCGAGACCAACCCGGTGCTGTGCGGGCTGTCGCGCGCGACAGCCGACGAGGATGCAGCGGCGGGCTGCGAGCTGGTGCTGGTCCTCGGCGGCGACGGGACCTTCCTGCGAGCCGCCAGCTACGCCCGCGCACAAGACATCCCGGTGCTGGGCATCAACCTGGGGCACGTGGGATTCCTCGCCGAGGGGGAGGCGGCGAGCTTAGAGAAGGTGATCGGTCAGGTCATCGACCGTTCCTACCGCGTCGTGGAGCGGATGACGCTGGACGTGGCCGTCAAAAGCGAGAGCGGGGAGGTGCTTGGCCAAAGCTGGGCGCTCAACGAGTGCAGCATTGAGAACTCGGACCGCACCCGGGTGCTCGACGCGACGCTGGAGGTGGACTTCCGCCCGGTGTCCTCCTTCGGCTGCGACGGGGTGCTCATCTCCACGCCCACCGGGTCGACCGCCTATGCCTTTTCCGCCGGCGGGCCGGTGATGTGGCCGCAGCTGGACGCGATCCTGGTGGTGCCGAACAACGCACACGCGTTGTTTGCCAAGCCGCTTGTGGTGGCGCCCACGTCCACTGTGGCGGTGGAATCCGAGCGGCTGACCACGCAGGCAACCGCCGTCATGGACGGCCAGCGACGCCTGACGGTGCCGGCCGGATCCCGCGTTGAAGTGGTGCGGGGCGCTCGCGCGGTGCGGTGGGTACGCTTGGACGACAGGCCGTTCACGGACAGACTCGTGGACAAGTTCCAGCTCCCGGTTTCCGGGTGGCGCGGCCCGCGCGGGGCCTAG
- the tyrS gene encoding tyrosine--tRNA ligase, with the protein MTTPNIIDELTWRGLINQSTDLDNLREATQNTITLYCGFDPTGPSLHAGHLVPLLMLRRFQEAGHTPIVLAGGATGMIGDPRDVGERSMNSADTVKDWAERISGQLKRFVHFDGDNAAKLVNNNDWTKDLSAIEFLRDIGKHFSLSTMLGRETVKRRLENDGISYTEFSYMLLQANDFVQLRREHDCILQIGGGDQWGNLVAGVDLNRRIDGAQTHALTVPLVTDSEGKKFGKSTGGGSLWLDPEMTSPYTWYQYFVNTADADVIRYLRWFTFLDQEELDRLAVEVEERPFKREAQRRLAQEMTDLVHGGEAREAVELASQALFGRAELADLDEATLAGAVSETEVYEFSGEETIVDLLVGAGLSDSKGAARRSIKEGGAYVNNVRIQDEAWAPAEQDFLHGKWLVLRRGKKNFAGAKRV; encoded by the coding sequence ATGACTACCCCCAACATCATCGACGAGCTGACCTGGCGCGGACTGATCAACCAGTCCACCGACCTGGACAACCTCCGCGAGGCAACGCAAAACACGATCACCTTGTACTGCGGTTTCGACCCGACCGGCCCTTCGCTGCACGCCGGACACCTCGTGCCGCTGTTGATGCTGCGCCGCTTCCAGGAGGCGGGCCACACCCCGATCGTCCTTGCCGGCGGGGCCACTGGCATGATCGGCGACCCCCGTGACGTGGGGGAGCGCTCCATGAACTCCGCGGATACCGTCAAGGACTGGGCGGAGCGCATCTCCGGGCAGCTCAAGCGCTTCGTTCACTTCGACGGCGACAACGCTGCGAAGCTGGTCAACAACAACGACTGGACGAAGGACCTCTCCGCCATCGAGTTCCTTCGCGACATTGGCAAGCACTTCTCGCTGTCCACCATGTTGGGCCGCGAGACCGTGAAGCGCCGACTGGAAAACGACGGCATTTCCTACACCGAGTTTTCCTACATGCTGCTGCAGGCGAACGACTTTGTGCAGCTTCGTCGCGAACACGACTGCATCCTGCAGATCGGCGGCGGCGACCAGTGGGGCAACCTCGTCGCCGGCGTCGACCTGAACCGCCGCATCGACGGGGCGCAGACCCACGCGTTGACCGTGCCCTTGGTGACGGATTCTGAGGGCAAGAAGTTCGGCAAATCCACCGGCGGCGGTTCGCTGTGGCTCGACCCGGAGATGACCAGCCCGTACACCTGGTACCAGTACTTCGTAAACACTGCGGATGCAGACGTGATTCGCTACCTGCGCTGGTTCACCTTCCTTGACCAGGAAGAACTGGACCGCCTGGCGGTTGAGGTTGAAGAGCGTCCGTTCAAGCGAGAGGCGCAACGCCGCCTGGCGCAGGAGATGACCGATCTGGTGCACGGTGGCGAGGCCCGCGAGGCCGTCGAGCTCGCGTCCCAGGCGTTGTTCGGTCGCGCAGAACTCGCGGACCTGGACGAGGCGACCCTGGCTGGTGCTGTATCAGAGACCGAGGTGTACGAGTTCTCCGGCGAGGAAACCATCGTGGATTTGCTGGTCGGCGCTGGTCTGTCCGATTCCAAGGGCGCTGCCCGCCGCTCGATCAAGGAAGGTGGTGCCTACGTGAACAACGTTCGCATCCAAGACGAGGCATGGGCGCCGGCGGAGCAGGACTTCCTGCACGGCAAGTGGCTCGTGCTGCGCCGCGGCAAGAAGAACTTCGCGGGGGCGAAACGCGTGTAG
- the recN gene encoding DNA repair protein RecN, producing MLAEIAISNLGVISHASAELSPGLTVLTGETGAGKTMVVTGLRLLTGGRADASRVRTGSDGAVIEGAFGTAELPAEVREAVEDIAAGAGAEADENGEYLVSRSVKASGRSSAHLGGRKVPAATLSEMAGHLLTIHGQNDQLRLMAPEQQLAALDRFDPAIAAKLNAYREVYTAWRAAAKDLKERTEKRQELAQEVDRLQFAVNEIDAVSPQTGEDEELVAAINRLQDVDALREAAETALVAIDGADGIGGVGDVGGEAAAASDLVGRAQAALEAASDQELRDLGARLGEVAGVLSDVSAELGSYTGSLPSDPEELERLLQRQQDIKGLTRKYAPDAAGVVAWREKAGARLAKIDTSEGAVEKLRAKVAELETAMKKKAAALTKARTSAAAKLGKAVTEELHGLAMPKAQLTVNVAQAQYGRDGADAVEILLAPNSSLEPKPLATSASGGELSRVMLALEVILSESSSGATLVFDEVDAGVGGRAAVEIGRRLARLAAGNQVIVVTHLPQVAAYADTHLHVSKDVGDEAVTSGVAALAREDRIEELARMMAGMDDSDTGRAHAAELFERAQTEVAQLRG from the coding sequence TTGCTCGCTGAGATCGCTATCTCCAACCTGGGCGTGATCAGCCACGCTTCGGCTGAGCTCTCGCCCGGCTTGACCGTGCTCACTGGTGAAACCGGCGCGGGCAAAACGATGGTGGTCACGGGCCTGCGGCTGCTCACCGGCGGCCGCGCTGACGCCTCGCGCGTGCGCACCGGGTCCGACGGTGCGGTGATAGAGGGCGCCTTCGGCACCGCTGAGCTGCCGGCGGAGGTGCGCGAAGCGGTGGAGGACATCGCCGCCGGCGCCGGAGCGGAAGCGGACGAAAACGGCGAATACCTGGTTTCGCGGTCGGTCAAAGCCTCTGGGCGGTCGAGCGCGCACCTCGGCGGGCGCAAGGTGCCGGCAGCCACCCTCAGCGAGATGGCCGGCCACTTGCTCACCATCCACGGCCAAAACGACCAGCTGCGCCTGATGGCGCCGGAGCAGCAGCTGGCCGCGCTGGACCGCTTCGATCCGGCTATCGCCGCGAAGCTTAATGCTTACCGCGAGGTGTACACAGCGTGGCGCGCTGCGGCGAAAGACCTCAAAGAGCGCACCGAGAAGCGCCAGGAGCTGGCGCAGGAAGTTGATCGCCTGCAATTCGCCGTCAACGAGATTGACGCGGTCTCGCCCCAAACCGGCGAGGACGAGGAGCTCGTCGCCGCCATCAACCGCCTGCAGGACGTCGATGCGTTGCGCGAGGCAGCGGAAACTGCGCTCGTGGCTATCGACGGCGCAGACGGTATCGGCGGTGTTGGTGATGTCGGCGGGGAAGCGGCGGCGGCCTCCGACTTGGTCGGCCGCGCCCAAGCCGCGCTCGAGGCCGCGAGTGACCAGGAGTTGCGTGATCTCGGCGCACGACTCGGCGAGGTCGCCGGCGTGCTTTCTGACGTCTCCGCCGAGTTGGGCAGCTACACCGGCAGCCTGCCGTCCGACCCGGAGGAGCTGGAGCGTCTTTTGCAGCGCCAGCAGGACATCAAAGGGTTGACCCGCAAGTACGCGCCGGATGCGGCCGGAGTGGTGGCGTGGCGCGAGAAGGCGGGCGCGCGCTTGGCCAAGATCGATACGTCCGAAGGTGCCGTCGAGAAGCTGCGGGCGAAAGTGGCTGAACTGGAAACGGCGATGAAGAAAAAGGCCGCCGCGCTGACGAAGGCGCGCACGAGCGCCGCCGCCAAGCTGGGCAAAGCCGTCACCGAGGAGCTGCACGGGTTGGCCATGCCAAAGGCGCAACTGACGGTCAACGTCGCGCAGGCACAGTACGGCCGCGACGGCGCGGACGCGGTGGAGATCCTGCTGGCGCCGAACTCCTCGCTGGAGCCGAAACCGCTTGCCACCAGCGCATCCGGTGGCGAACTCTCGCGCGTGATGCTGGCGCTGGAAGTGATCTTGTCCGAGTCTTCCAGCGGCGCCACCCTGGTTTTCGACGAGGTGGATGCCGGTGTGGGTGGTCGCGCAGCGGTGGAGATCGGCCGGCGGCTCGCGCGGCTGGCGGCGGGCAACCAGGTCATTGTGGTGACCCACCTGCCGCAGGTGGCGGCCTACGCCGACACGCACCTGCACGTGTCCAAGGACGTGGGCGACGAGGCCGTGACCTCGGGGGTTGCCGCTCTAGCGCGCGAGGACCGCATCGAGGAGCTCGCGCGCATGATGGCCGGCATGGACGATTCGGACACCGGCCGCGCCCACGCCGCGGAGCTGTTCGAGCGCGCGCAGACGGAGGTTGCGCAGTTGCGCGGCTAG
- the xerD gene encoding site-specific tyrosine recombinase XerD, producing the protein MDAQALGQRWLTHLAVERGVSAHTLSNYTRDVNRYIAWLTVAGKSDLGEVTATDIEAYVADLRRGVDGARPLAAASAGRALTVARGLHKFGVEEGVLPADAAADVSPPSTGERLPDTLSIDEVAKLLDACPTETPSGLRDKALLETLYATGARVSEVLNLSVDDANAALSTEYGGVLAVTGKGNKQRLVPLGSKAQEALEAYLVRGRPAFANGTSHALLLNKRGGALSRQSAWNAIKQAAQRAGIDKDISPHTLRHSFATHLLEGGADVRSVQELLGHASVTTTQIYTHITADNLREVWRSTHPRA; encoded by the coding sequence GTGGACGCGCAGGCGCTGGGGCAGCGCTGGCTGACGCACCTCGCGGTGGAGCGGGGCGTGTCCGCGCACACGCTGAGCAACTACACGCGCGACGTCAACCGCTACATCGCCTGGCTTACAGTGGCGGGAAAGTCCGACCTGGGTGAAGTCACAGCCACCGACATCGAGGCCTACGTGGCGGACTTGCGGCGTGGGGTGGACGGGGCTCGCCCGCTGGCGGCGGCGTCGGCGGGGCGCGCCTTGACTGTGGCGCGGGGGCTGCACAAGTTCGGGGTGGAAGAAGGCGTGCTTCCGGCGGATGCGGCGGCGGACGTTTCGCCGCCGTCGACAGGCGAACGGCTCCCGGACACCTTGAGCATCGACGAAGTGGCAAAGCTTCTCGACGCGTGCCCGACCGAAACCCCTTCCGGGCTGCGCGACAAGGCGCTTTTGGAAACGCTCTACGCCACAGGCGCCCGCGTCTCGGAGGTGCTGAACCTGAGCGTCGACGACGCCAATGCCGCGCTCAGCACGGAGTACGGCGGCGTGCTGGCGGTAACCGGCAAAGGCAACAAGCAGCGGCTCGTGCCGCTCGGTTCCAAGGCGCAAGAGGCGCTCGAGGCCTACCTCGTGCGCGGCCGCCCGGCGTTTGCCAACGGCACCTCGCACGCCCTGTTGCTGAACAAGCGGGGTGGAGCCCTGTCGCGCCAGAGTGCGTGGAACGCGATCAAGCAGGCCGCGCAACGAGCCGGCATTGACAAGGACATTTCTCCGCACACCCTGCGGCACTCTTTTGCCACCCACCTGCTGGAAGGCGGGGCGGATGTGCGCAGCGTTCAGGAACTGCTCGGGCACGCTTCAGTAACTACCACACAGATCTACACGCACATCACAGCTGATAACCTGCGGGAAGTTTGGCGCAGTACGCATCCGCGTGCGTAG
- a CDS encoding TlyA family RNA methyltransferase, producing MAPKRTRLDAELVRRKIARSREQAQTWIKEGRVQVGGFTATKPATVVEPDASIKVNTQDVDDWASRGAHKLLGALEVFGADGLVIAKRKALDAGASTGGFTDVLLSRGASEVVAVDVGYGQLVWRLQNDERVRVLDRTNIRNLTPDMMGGPADLMVGDLSFISLKLVLPALVECMVDGADMLPMVKPQFEVGKDRLGSGGVVRSAELRAEVTLDVARFAQTLGLSVRGVTASPLPGPSGNVEYFLWLVKDGGAQMLDDAELTALVNRAIEEGPK from the coding sequence GTGGCACCGAAACGCACCCGGCTCGACGCCGAGCTGGTCCGTCGCAAGATTGCGCGTTCGCGCGAGCAGGCGCAGACCTGGATTAAAGAAGGCCGCGTTCAAGTGGGCGGGTTTACCGCCACTAAGCCGGCGACGGTGGTGGAGCCGGACGCATCCATCAAGGTCAACACGCAGGACGTGGACGATTGGGCCTCGCGCGGGGCGCACAAGCTGCTTGGCGCGCTTGAAGTGTTTGGGGCGGACGGGCTCGTCATCGCTAAGCGAAAGGCTCTGGATGCGGGGGCATCGACGGGTGGGTTCACCGACGTGCTGCTCTCGCGTGGCGCGAGCGAAGTGGTCGCCGTGGATGTGGGCTACGGCCAGCTGGTGTGGCGGCTGCAAAACGACGAGCGGGTGAGGGTGCTGGACCGCACGAACATCCGCAACCTGACCCCGGACATGATGGGCGGGCCCGCGGATCTGATGGTGGGCGACTTGTCCTTCATCTCCCTGAAGCTGGTGCTGCCTGCGCTTGTGGAGTGCATGGTCGACGGCGCGGACATGCTGCCCATGGTCAAGCCGCAGTTCGAGGTGGGCAAGGACCGCCTCGGCAGCGGCGGCGTGGTGCGCTCTGCCGAGCTGCGGGCGGAGGTCACGCTGGACGTGGCGCGCTTTGCCCAGACGCTGGGTCTGTCCGTGCGGGGCGTGACCGCCTCTCCGTTGCCAGGCCCGAGCGGCAACGTGGAATACTTCTTGTGGCTGGTCAAAGACGGTGGCGCGCAGATGCTTGACGACGCTGAACTGACCGCGCTGGTCAACCGAGCAATCGAGGAAGGGCCGAAATAG
- a CDS encoding HAD-IIA family hydrolase, with protein sequence MTLADEHDGLLLDLDGTVWAGGVAIEHAVESITASGLPAMYVTNNASRSAADVAQMLRAIELVAEESDVLTSAMAALTMAEQYLEPGDAVYVVGAPSLRDLVTGAGYRLADSADDAPKVVLHGHNPDTGWRELSEAALSIQRGAKYLATNLDTSLPMERGLMVGNGSMVAAVTSATGVTPQAAGKPEPAMFLQAAKQRGLRRPLAVGDRLDTDIAGGVAARMPALHVLTGVSGPYALLQAPPEHRPTYIGSDMRALSAEPETLTPGEQGGFAARVDGSAVVLTGGDSVASSVAALRTALAAAWQAAEAPTEVRAESDAAEAAVSQWW encoded by the coding sequence ATGACTCTGGCGGACGAGCACGACGGGCTGCTGCTGGACCTGGACGGCACCGTGTGGGCTGGAGGCGTGGCTATTGAGCACGCAGTCGAGTCCATCACGGCATCCGGGCTGCCGGCGATGTACGTGACCAATAATGCGTCTCGGAGCGCGGCGGATGTGGCACAGATGTTGCGCGCCATTGAACTTGTGGCGGAGGAGAGCGATGTGCTGACCTCGGCGATGGCGGCGCTGACCATGGCCGAGCAGTACTTGGAGCCTGGCGACGCCGTGTACGTGGTCGGCGCTCCCTCCCTGCGCGATCTGGTCACCGGGGCCGGCTACAGGCTCGCGGACTCGGCCGACGATGCGCCGAAGGTGGTCCTGCACGGGCACAATCCCGACACCGGCTGGCGCGAACTGTCGGAGGCGGCGCTGAGCATCCAGCGGGGCGCGAAGTACCTGGCCACGAATCTGGATACCTCCTTGCCGATGGAACGTGGCCTGATGGTGGGCAACGGTTCCATGGTCGCCGCGGTGACCTCTGCAACCGGGGTTACCCCGCAGGCCGCCGGCAAGCCGGAGCCGGCGATGTTCTTACAGGCGGCAAAGCAGCGTGGGCTGCGGCGCCCTCTGGCGGTGGGCGACAGGTTGGACACCGACATCGCTGGAGGTGTCGCGGCTCGCATGCCCGCCCTGCACGTGCTCACTGGTGTCTCTGGGCCCTATGCGCTGCTGCAGGCGCCTCCGGAGCACCGCCCGACCTACATCGGGTCGGATATGCGCGCGCTCAGCGCGGAGCCCGAGACGCTCACCCCGGGCGAGCAAGGGGGCTTTGCCGCGCGTGTCGACGGCTCCGCGGTCGTCCTGACCGGCGGGGATTCTGTCGCGTCGAGCGTGGCGGCACTGCGTACGGCGCTCGCAGCGGCGTGGCAGGCGGCCGAAGCGCCCACAGAGGTACGGGCAGAGTCGGATGCGGCCGAAGCGGCTGTCTCGCAGTGGTGGTGA
- a CDS encoding NUDIX domain-containing protein has translation MSHDFTVTDSEVVLDAPIIAVRRDQVVMPGGATAAREIVEHFGAVAVVALDEQGRVAMVEQYRHSVGERLLELPAGLLDMHAEDELECAKRELQEEAGLAADEWGVLIDLVTSPGFAEEAVRVFIARGLSEVEQPEAENEEADMGFTWMDLDTAADKALSGEIVNSIAVSGILAAARLVARGESARPVDEPFRFRPSSLAARRAQQGVVPDMKRI, from the coding sequence ATGAGCCACGATTTCACCGTCACCGATTCCGAGGTGGTGCTCGACGCACCGATTATCGCCGTCCGCCGAGACCAGGTGGTCATGCCTGGTGGGGCCACCGCCGCCCGCGAGATAGTGGAGCACTTCGGTGCCGTCGCGGTGGTTGCGTTGGACGAGCAGGGCCGCGTCGCGATGGTGGAGCAGTACCGTCACAGCGTGGGCGAGCGCCTGCTGGAGCTGCCCGCTGGCCTTTTGGACATGCATGCTGAAGACGAGCTGGAGTGCGCGAAGCGCGAGCTCCAAGAGGAGGCGGGGCTGGCCGCTGATGAGTGGGGTGTGCTGATCGACTTGGTTACCTCCCCTGGATTCGCCGAGGAGGCCGTGCGCGTATTCATCGCCCGCGGTCTCAGCGAAGTGGAGCAGCCGGAGGCGGAAAACGAGGAAGCCGACATGGGCTTTACGTGGATGGACCTGGACACCGCCGCAGATAAGGCTCTTTCGGGCGAGATCGTCAACTCCATCGCGGTATCCGGCATTCTGGCTGCCGCCCGTCTGGTGGCCCGGGGAGAGAGCGCGAGGCCTGTCGACGAGCCGTTCCGTTTCCGCCCGTCGTCGCTGGCGGCCCGGCGTGCGCAGCAGGGCGTCGTGCCCGACATGAAGCGGATTTAG
- the steA gene encoding putative cytokinetic ring protein SteA: protein MTVAPSAVDPSKEPPAVELRGTLRDCTPQGKGLGRLGEGDIVFVDAPDMQRRLAEQIIAHRPAAVVNLAPYSTGALPTFGPHLLLDADVPLFEATGEAMREKIRDGKKAVISPSGQVTVGRKVAGQAQPVTRTEVDATFGQAQRGLVENMEAYFGNTIEFIHSESALLIDGVGAPELGDIMAERKVVVVSPAPDTRQRLGELKNFMQEYTPVVIGVGSAADTLADMGYAPDIIVGDPKDVAAENLRSDAKVILPAEPDGYAPGLERIQDLGVGAMTFPAATDSPTDLAIFLATFHDAEMIVTVGQPVELDRIFADSANTAGTPATEPAALLARLKAGRKIVDSTVITNLYAVDSGAGVAWAWAILGILVAAATAILIAGLNGTGNFADNLVDTWNTIALTVRGWFDNWIS from the coding sequence ATGACTGTTGCACCTTCCGCCGTAGACCCCTCAAAGGAACCGCCCGCGGTCGAGCTGCGCGGCACCTTGCGCGACTGCACTCCGCAGGGCAAGGGCCTGGGCCGGCTCGGCGAGGGCGACATCGTGTTTGTCGATGCCCCTGACATGCAGCGCCGCCTGGCGGAGCAGATCATCGCCCACCGCCCGGCCGCAGTGGTCAACCTCGCGCCGTATTCCACAGGTGCGCTGCCCACGTTCGGGCCGCATCTGCTTCTCGACGCCGACGTTCCGCTGTTCGAGGCCACCGGTGAGGCAATGCGCGAAAAGATCCGCGACGGCAAAAAGGCGGTGATCTCCCCGTCGGGCCAGGTCACCGTCGGCCGCAAGGTAGCGGGGCAGGCGCAGCCGGTCACGCGCACCGAAGTGGACGCGACGTTTGGCCAGGCACAGCGCGGCTTAGTCGAGAACATGGAAGCCTACTTCGGCAACACCATCGAGTTCATCCACTCCGAATCCGCGCTGCTCATCGATGGTGTCGGCGCCCCGGAGCTGGGCGACATCATGGCGGAGCGCAAGGTCGTGGTGGTCTCTCCCGCGCCGGACACGCGCCAGCGCCTGGGTGAGCTGAAGAACTTCATGCAGGAGTACACGCCGGTGGTCATCGGCGTGGGGTCGGCGGCGGACACCTTGGCGGACATGGGGTACGCGCCGGACATCATCGTCGGCGATCCGAAGGACGTCGCAGCGGAAAACCTGCGCTCGGATGCGAAGGTGATCCTGCCGGCTGAGCCGGACGGCTACGCTCCCGGTCTGGAACGGATCCAGGATTTGGGCGTGGGCGCGATGACGTTCCCGGCCGCGACTGATTCGCCGACGGACTTGGCCATCTTTCTGGCTACTTTCCACGACGCGGAGATGATCGTCACCGTGGGCCAGCCGGTGGAGCTGGACCGGATTTTCGCGGACTCCGCGAACACGGCCGGCACTCCGGCCACCGAGCCAGCGGCGCTGCTCGCGCGCCTGAAAGCCGGGCGCAAGATCGTGGACTCCACGGTGATTACCAACCTCTACGCCGTCGACTCCGGGGCAGGGGTGGCGTGGGCCTGGGCCATCTTGGGCATCTTGGTGGCCGCCGCAACCGCGATCCTGATCGCCGGACTGAACGGCACCGGCAATTTCGCCGACAACCTTGTCGATACCTGGAACACCATCGCGCTGACGGTACGCGGTTGGTTCGACAACTGGATCAGTTAG
- a CDS encoding copper transporter has product MAKTKGRAGLVAAGLGWGAALGIALGTLVLAPAMPGTVDLGFAEHKPDAPAKPTVDDADIAAAEARADEANELLAQESGSIVSGALKEVPVTIVRTAAANADDVESVRWLLNAAGASDAGELTLTERFTDQSGADELSTIVANTLPSGAQLSVEDRSPGTHAGESLAAVLFDDGNSGEAKSLPADRTLVLDTLHQAGFIEFSGSIVPAGAVVIVDGPQRAGDFGTKVVGDFAKALGAEGKTALAVEGEEPDLIDGVKVVGGVEREAGRIKSVLAVSSSGSAGS; this is encoded by the coding sequence ATGGCGAAAACGAAAGGCAGAGCCGGGCTGGTGGCTGCTGGCCTGGGCTGGGGCGCAGCCCTCGGTATCGCGTTGGGCACGCTCGTGCTGGCGCCGGCGATGCCAGGCACGGTGGATTTGGGGTTTGCCGAGCATAAACCCGACGCGCCGGCGAAGCCGACGGTGGACGACGCGGATATCGCCGCCGCCGAAGCGCGGGCCGACGAGGCGAACGAGCTGCTCGCCCAGGAGTCCGGATCCATCGTCTCCGGGGCGCTCAAGGAGGTGCCGGTGACGATTGTACGCACCGCCGCAGCGAACGCGGACGACGTCGAATCGGTGCGCTGGCTACTCAACGCCGCCGGCGCCTCTGATGCCGGTGAGCTCACGCTCACCGAGCGGTTTACGGATCAGTCGGGAGCCGACGAGCTGTCCACCATCGTGGCCAACACACTGCCCTCCGGGGCGCAGCTATCGGTGGAAGACCGTTCGCCGGGCACGCACGCTGGCGAATCGCTGGCTGCGGTGCTGTTCGACGACGGCAACTCCGGGGAAGCGAAATCCCTGCCCGCCGATCGCACGCTGGTGCTGGACACGCTCCACCAGGCGGGCTTTATCGAGTTCAGCGGGTCAATAGTGCCCGCTGGTGCCGTGGTGATCGTGGACGGGCCGCAACGCGCCGGCGACTTCGGCACCAAGGTTGTCGGCGACTTTGCCAAGGCGCTGGGCGCGGAAGGCAAGACCGCGCTTGCCGTGGAAGGCGAGGAGCCCGACCTGATCGACGGCGTCAAGGTCGTCGGCGGCGTCGAGCGGGAAGCGGGGCGCATCAAGTCCGTGTTGGCCGTGTCTTCCTCCGGCAGTGCGGGCTCGTAG